The sequence CCCACTGGCCGGAGGTAGTGCTGGACCTGACCGGTGCCGCGCTCGTCGACTTCGACGCCACGGGCTGCACGCTGGTCGACGCGAACTTCACCGAGACGGCGTTCACCGGTACGACCACCTTCGCGGGCGCGACGGCGCGCGGGCGTCTGCTGCTCGGGGCGGCGACCTTCGGCGACGTGGTCTTCGAGGGGCTCGCGGCCGACGGCGAGGTCATTCTCGACGGCGTTCGCGTCGGCGGTACGGCCAGCTTCGACGACGCCGCGTTCTCCGACGGCCTGTCCTGTCGGCGTGCCAGCTTCGCCGGCCCGACCTCATTCCGCCGGGTGACCTTCGGTCAGCCGACCAGCTTCGACGCGACCCGCTTCGAGGACACCACCACGTTCCGGGAGGCCGTCTTCGACGGCGCCCTGTCGATGGAGCACACCGAGTTCGGCCGGTCGGCCGGCTTCCACTCCGTCCGTTTCACGAACATGGCACTGTTCCGCTGGACGGTGTTCGGCGCGGAGGCGCTATTCGACAGGGCCCGCTTCGTCGACGCCGCGAACTTCGGCCGGGCCCGGTTCCACGGCATGGCCAGCTTCCGCGACACACAGTTCAGCCGGCCACCCCAGGTCGAGCAGGCCCGGGCGGTGACCGATCCCGGTCACCGTTGGCCGGCGGGCACGACGGCAGAACCCCTCGACGACGAGTGGCTGCTGCTGGTCGACTGCTGACCGGCCGAACAGGCGTCAGCGCGACGCGGCAGGTTGGGGCGTCAGCGCGACGCGGCTGGCGGGCGCAGGCCGTCCAGGGCCACGCCGAGCACCCGGTCACGCTGCTCGGGTGATGGGAACTGGGCCATGGTGAGGCCACTGATCAGCCGCACCACGTCGTCGAAGCCGATGTCGTCACGGACCACACCGGCGGACTGCGCGCGACGCATCAGCGGCTCACCGGCCGAGAAGATCTCCGTGCGGCAGCTGGTGAAGATCTCGGAGTCTCGCAGCAACTGCTCGGCGAGCGCCCGCTTGGTGGCGACGTACGCGACGAAGCGGTGCAGCCAGGCGACGAGCGCGTCCCACGGTGGCAGCTCGGCCAGACCTTCGGCGGAGTGGCACAGCTCCCGGACCTCCTCGACGTAGACGGCCTCGAACAGGTGCCGCCGGGTCGGGAAGTTGCGGTAGAGCGTGCCGATGCCCACGCCGGCCCGACGGGCCACGTCCTCCAGGGAGGCGGCAGCCCCGTTCTCGGCGAACGCCTCGCGCGCCGCCGTGATCAGGGCGTCGTAGTTACGCCGCGCGTCGGCCCGCTTGGGCCGCTGGGCGAAGACCTCGGGCGCCTGCCCCGCGCTGGTCATGACGTGCGTCACCTCACCCTGGTTGCATCCGGAGGCACCCCTCCGCTAGCTTAGTGGAGGCACCCCTCCGGAATCCCGGAGGCCTGCCTCCGGTTAGCTTACCTCGGGACCCCGCCCGATCGCCGCCTGGCCACCCCGATCGCCCGGGCCCGACAAACCACCCGTCGCAGACGACGGGCGACAAGCCTTCATTCCCGTACGTAATCAGGGAGTTTTCTCTCGTGGCAGTGACCTCCCGACGCGGCTCGCGTCGGCTCACCTTCACCGTGCTCGCGGCCGGCGCCGGGTTCTTCGCGATGCTCCAGTCGCTGATCACCCCAGTGCTGCCGACCATCCAGCAGGACCTGCACACCTCCCAGAACACAGTGACCTGGGTCCTGACCGCCTACCTGCTCAGCGCGTCGATCTTCACCCCGATCCTCGGACGCGTCGGCGACATGGTCGGCAAGGAGCGGATGCTCGTCGTCTCGCTCGCCGCCCTCGCCCTCGGCTGCCTGCTGGCCGCC comes from Micromonospora vinacea and encodes:
- a CDS encoding pentapeptide repeat-containing protein, with translation MAVDEPTERELRVMPWWLVLVGLLVAVALGWLVLDLLLTEADRASQPDTRATLRIDAIRTGLTVVAGTGGGLALLLAARRQWIAERAQRHQESVAARDQVHRDRVQAHAETVAEAAQRHQDRQSGAAEHDAAERRLTELYTRAVELLGNDSAAVRLGGLHALERLGQDNPGQRPTIAAVLCAYLRMPAPDGDPRETEVRRSAQRVLTRHLRADDAAHWPEVVLDLTGAALVDFDATGCTLVDANFTETAFTGTTTFAGATARGRLLLGAATFGDVVFEGLAADGEVILDGVRVGGTASFDDAAFSDGLSCRRASFAGPTSFRRVTFGQPTSFDATRFEDTTTFREAVFDGALSMEHTEFGRSAGFHSVRFTNMALFRWTVFGAEALFDRARFVDAANFGRARFHGMASFRDTQFSRPPQVEQARAVTDPGHRWPAGTTAEPLDDEWLLLVDC
- a CDS encoding TetR/AcrR family transcriptional regulator; amino-acid sequence: MTSAGQAPEVFAQRPKRADARRNYDALITAAREAFAENGAAASLEDVARRAGVGIGTLYRNFPTRRHLFEAVYVEEVRELCHSAEGLAELPPWDALVAWLHRFVAYVATKRALAEQLLRDSEIFTSCRTEIFSAGEPLMRRAQSAGVVRDDIGFDDVVRLISGLTMAQFPSPEQRDRVLGVALDGLRPPAASR